Proteins encoded in a region of the Flavobacterium sp. MDT1-60 genome:
- a CDS encoding aldo/keto reductase, which produces MKYKIFGQKTGLRVSELALGTGNFGTRWGHGSDEETSKNIFNKYIEAGGNFIDTADGYQVGQSEEILGNLIKEKRHDLILSSKFSTGGSTLLTTGNSRKNIIHSVEQSLKRLDTDYLDIYWAHLSDGQTPIEEIMRAMDDLVRQGKILYTGFSNFPAWKIANAALLADLRGWAPVAGIQIEYNLIERGADRELLPMAESLGLGAAFWSPLAGGTLTGKYRSNLQNEPSRQQAWGGALLKGENGNRETEILNALENIANEKEVKILDIALAWLRQKHDNSGLSTVTILGPRNEQQLVDNLNSLNITLSEQEIELLNKLSTIDLGYPHSMISESQKSIFGESTGLVEVKHKV; this is translated from the coding sequence ATGAAATACAAAATTTTTGGACAGAAAACCGGACTAAGAGTATCGGAACTGGCACTAGGAACAGGAAACTTTGGAACACGTTGGGGACATGGTTCTGACGAAGAAACCTCAAAAAATATATTCAATAAATACATTGAAGCGGGAGGGAATTTTATTGATACAGCCGATGGTTACCAGGTGGGACAATCAGAAGAAATCCTTGGAAATCTTATTAAAGAGAAACGTCACGATTTAATACTTTCTTCTAAATTTTCTACCGGAGGATCTACATTATTGACTACAGGAAACAGCAGAAAGAATATCATTCATTCTGTCGAACAAAGTTTAAAACGATTAGATACCGATTATTTGGATATTTATTGGGCTCATCTTTCTGATGGACAAACGCCAATTGAAGAGATCATGAGAGCAATGGATGATTTAGTGCGCCAGGGTAAAATTTTATATACAGGATTCTCAAATTTCCCTGCGTGGAAAATCGCAAATGCGGCATTACTGGCTGATCTTCGAGGCTGGGCACCAGTTGCAGGAATACAAATAGAATATAACCTTATTGAAAGAGGTGCTGACCGTGAATTACTGCCTATGGCAGAGTCATTGGGTCTGGGTGCTGCATTTTGGTCGCCATTAGCTGGCGGAACGCTGACAGGAAAATACCGTTCAAATCTTCAAAATGAACCATCAAGACAGCAGGCTTGGGGTGGTGCATTACTAAAAGGTGAAAATGGAAACAGGGAAACAGAAATTTTAAATGCGCTTGAAAATATTGCCAATGAAAAAGAAGTCAAAATATTAGATATAGCATTAGCCTGGTTAAGACAAAAGCACGACAATAGTGGATTGTCAACTGTAACCATATTAGGCCCAAGAAATGAACAACAGCTTGTAGATAATCTGAATTCATTGAATATTACACTCTCTGAACAGGAAATAGAACTTCTTAATAAACTAAGTACAATTGATCTGGGATATCCGCATAGTATGATTTCAGAAAGTCAGAAAAGTATATTCGGAGAAAGTACAGGACTTGTAGAAGTAAAACATAAAGTATAA
- a CDS encoding Crp/Fnr family transcriptional regulator produces MESGEEIFLKSVREICPNITEDGLSQYASKFTFQELNKKDFFLQSGKIQKSLGFIAKGLVRSSFVDNNGNEITVGFYAGGEYATHYPAFITQQPSKYSIQCLEPTTMVCISYENLQWIYENLSGFEKYGRLVAEEVLKRQQARIESFIFQTAEERYVDFIKHHSELFNRISVSHLCSFLGIERQSLTRIRQKLAHK; encoded by the coding sequence ATGGAATCAGGAGAGGAAATATTTTTAAAATCAGTTAGAGAAATTTGCCCTAATATAACTGAAGATGGGCTCTCACAGTATGCTTCAAAATTTACATTTCAGGAACTAAATAAAAAAGATTTTTTTCTTCAATCGGGTAAAATACAAAAATCATTAGGCTTTATAGCAAAAGGATTAGTACGTTCTTCTTTTGTGGATAATAACGGCAATGAAATTACCGTAGGTTTTTATGCTGGAGGCGAGTATGCCACACATTATCCTGCTTTTATTACTCAACAACCAAGCAAATACTCCATTCAATGCTTAGAACCAACTACTATGGTTTGCATTTCCTATGAAAATCTGCAATGGATTTATGAAAACTTATCAGGTTTTGAAAAATATGGCAGATTAGTAGCCGAAGAAGTTTTAAAACGACAACAAGCCCGTATTGAAAGCTTCATATTTCAAACCGCTGAAGAGCGTTATGTCGATTTTATAAAACATCATTCAGAACTGTTTAACAGAATATCCGTCTCTCATCTTTGCAGCTTTCTTGGCATTGAGAGACAATCACTTACAAGAATTCGCCAAAAATTAGCACATAAATAG
- a CDS encoding alkene reductase: MKTNIFKPAQIGFLQLKNRISMAPMTRARNEDGIPNENNELYYAQRAGAGLIITEGTAISPTAKGVLYIPGLYTKEQVEGWKKVTDTVHKKGSTIFSQLWHVGRVSHTSNQPNGITPVGPSDIQAKNTSAWGYDENGVEGFVPASKPKALSSSEVKDVVNDFTNAAKNAIEAGFDGVEIHGANGYLVEQFLNPFVNNRTDKYGGNIENRSRFLLEIIDSVIEAVGNKKVGIRLTPYGGLGDLPHYDEIEATYQYLAKELKKRNIVYIHLMDQLSKGSHALPDGFIERFRSWYNGVIILAGGMNGEKSEELISAGTIDIAGFGEPFISNPDLVERLQNNWELTPPNRDLHYGLGSHGYTDWETYRESVTV, from the coding sequence ATGAAAACAAATATTTTTAAACCGGCACAGATTGGTTTTTTACAATTAAAAAATCGCATTTCAATGGCGCCTATGACAAGAGCAAGAAATGAAGACGGAATTCCAAACGAAAACAATGAGTTATACTATGCACAACGCGCAGGAGCTGGTTTAATTATTACTGAAGGAACAGCAATTTCTCCAACAGCAAAGGGAGTACTTTATATTCCCGGATTGTATACGAAAGAACAGGTTGAGGGCTGGAAAAAAGTAACGGATACAGTGCACAAAAAAGGCAGTACTATATTCTCGCAATTATGGCATGTAGGCAGAGTTTCTCACACTTCAAACCAACCAAACGGAATTACGCCAGTAGGACCATCTGATATTCAGGCAAAAAATACTTCGGCCTGGGGTTATGATGAAAATGGTGTCGAAGGTTTTGTACCAGCATCAAAGCCAAAAGCGCTTTCTTCAAGTGAAGTTAAAGATGTTGTAAATGATTTTACAAATGCTGCTAAAAATGCCATTGAAGCAGGTTTTGATGGTGTAGAAATACATGGAGCAAATGGGTATTTGGTAGAACAATTTTTAAATCCTTTTGTAAACAATCGTACAGATAAATATGGTGGTAATATAGAAAATCGTTCAAGATTTTTATTAGAAATTATTGACTCAGTTATAGAGGCCGTTGGTAATAAAAAAGTAGGCATCAGATTAACACCATACGGAGGTTTGGGAGATTTGCCTCATTATGATGAAATAGAAGCGACTTATCAATATCTGGCCAAAGAATTAAAGAAAAGAAATATAGTGTACATCCATTTAATGGATCAGTTGTCAAAAGGAAGCCATGCTTTGCCTGATGGTTTTATCGAGCGTTTTCGTTCGTGGTATAATGGTGTAATCATTTTGGCAGGTGGTATGAACGGGGAAAAATCAGAAGAACTTATCAGTGCAGGAACAATTGATATTGCCGGATTTGGAGAACCTTTCATATCGAATCCGGATTTAGTAGAACGTTTACAAAACAACTGGGAATTAACTCCTCCAAATCGTGACCTGCATTATGGGTTAGGATCACATGGCTACACGGATTGGGAAACATATAGAGAGTCTGTAACTGTTTAA
- a CDS encoding 2TM domain-containing protein, whose translation MRHLANEHTVAQINPKKGFRIHLLVFALTIPALWLIWFFTDRNYLWPLWQTAAWGTGLLFHYLGVFVLKRK comes from the coding sequence ATGAGACATTTAGCAAATGAGCACACAGTTGCTCAAATCAATCCAAAAAAAGGTTTTAGAATTCACTTATTAGTATTCGCATTAACTATTCCTGCCCTATGGCTAATATGGTTTTTTACAGACAGAAATTATCTATGGCCTTTATGGCAAACTGCAGCGTGGGGAACAGGTTTACTGTTTCATTATTTGGGTGTTTTTGTTTTAAAAAGAAAATAA
- a CDS encoding putative quinol monooxygenase, giving the protein MKAKTHLSISQISLVIFTTLFVLCSTFATAQNLSKGKVKSDELKNQEMIAKITRYEVKKEFQEKFQKAVSNYVLESLQNDSNIMSEGYFEQDNQAVIWLFERWTNQKELDKFKSNSKSKAVIALEKSALVKPAKVIFVTDLEPISKQEWRRASKAEDKQLTIMLFVDAKAGTEENFKEVYHTAMPQFRSEPGVVTYQLSQLNEDKTQFVTFEKFRSNEAFQYHLNFPPIQPVIDYLNTSIKKQPFQDGIHNLIEFAPLIRE; this is encoded by the coding sequence ATGAAAGCAAAAACACATCTCTCAATTTCTCAAATTTCACTAGTAATTTTTACAACGCTATTTGTATTGTGCAGCACATTTGCAACAGCACAAAATTTATCTAAGGGGAAAGTGAAATCTGATGAACTTAAAAATCAGGAAATGATAGCAAAAATCACCCGTTATGAGGTAAAAAAGGAATTTCAGGAGAAATTTCAAAAAGCCGTAAGTAATTATGTTTTAGAATCGCTTCAAAATGATAGTAATATCATGTCAGAAGGGTATTTCGAGCAAGATAATCAGGCTGTAATTTGGTTGTTTGAGCGTTGGACCAATCAAAAAGAGTTGGATAAATTCAAAAGCAATTCAAAATCAAAAGCGGTAATCGCCTTAGAAAAATCAGCCTTAGTTAAACCTGCAAAAGTAATCTTCGTAACAGACTTAGAACCCATTTCGAAACAAGAATGGAGAAGAGCCAGTAAAGCAGAAGATAAGCAGTTAACAATTATGCTTTTTGTAGATGCGAAGGCCGGCACCGAAGAAAATTTCAAAGAGGTTTATCACACGGCAATGCCACAATTTCGAAGTGAGCCCGGTGTCGTAACGTATCAATTATCACAGCTAAATGAGGATAAAACTCAATTTGTGACTTTTGAAAAATTCCGAAGTAATGAGGCATTTCAATATCATCTGAATTTCCCACCCATTCAGCCTGTAATTGATTACTTAAACACGAGTATAAAGAAACAGCCTTTTCAGGACGGAATTCACAATCTAATCGAATTTGCACCGCTTATCCGCGAATAA
- a CDS encoding adenylate/guanylate cyclase domain-containing protein, whose amino-acid sequence MELPKIPFYKKYSLIFKAIIAGGLLGLLYAAVTDAGSGYAYLKLLPGTMIGIFISLIVITFERSLNFDKYSFIKTMIFKALTYSFTILLFLLFFVIIFEEMLGQLSYQEAVIKYINDRLVEDFLFSLGASIFLILFLEISSLLSSRFFSNYFMGRYHHPIEEERIFMFVDVKSSTTLAEQLGDILYSKLLQDLFNDFTDAILATRAEVYQYVGDEIILTWKTTTGLKEERCLYCFYLLKQSIRNKEEYYLENYNIVPKFKAGMHMGTAVTTWVGKVKKEIVYHGDLLNTTSRIQCKCNDFHHDFVVSEAIKEVFPKDLPITYTYQDEILLRGKAKPMKLYTVDFNF is encoded by the coding sequence ATGGAATTGCCAAAGATACCTTTCTATAAAAAGTACAGCCTAATTTTTAAAGCAATCATTGCTGGCGGATTATTAGGTTTACTTTACGCTGCAGTTACTGATGCCGGATCAGGTTACGCTTATTTAAAACTTTTGCCCGGCACGATGATTGGAATTTTTATCAGTCTTATTGTCATAACATTTGAAAGATCTCTGAATTTTGATAAATATTCGTTTATAAAAACAATGATCTTTAAGGCACTTACTTACAGCTTCACCATATTGCTATTTTTACTTTTTTTCGTTATTATTTTTGAGGAAATGTTGGGGCAGCTTTCCTATCAGGAAGCTGTAATTAAATATATTAATGATCGATTGGTTGAAGATTTCCTGTTTTCGCTTGGAGCATCCATCTTTTTAATTCTGTTTTTAGAAATAAGCAGTCTGTTAAGCAGCAGATTCTTTTCAAATTATTTTATGGGTCGATATCATCATCCCATAGAAGAAGAGCGAATTTTTATGTTTGTCGATGTAAAATCATCCACTACATTGGCTGAGCAGCTCGGAGATATTCTTTACAGCAAATTATTGCAAGATCTATTTAATGATTTTACAGATGCAATTTTGGCTACACGTGCAGAAGTCTATCAATATGTGGGAGACGAAATTATTCTGACATGGAAAACAACAACAGGCCTAAAAGAAGAACGTTGTTTGTATTGTTTTTATCTTCTTAAACAAAGTATTAGAAATAAAGAGGAATATTACTTAGAAAATTACAATATAGTCCCAAAGTTTAAAGCTGGCATGCACATGGGCACTGCAGTGACAACCTGGGTGGGAAAAGTTAAAAAGGAAATTGTCTATCATGGTGATCTTCTTAATACAACCTCCAGAATTCAATGCAAATGCAACGATTTTCATCATGATTTTGTAGTTTCAGAAGCGATAAAAGAGGTGTTTCCGAAAGATTTACCAATAACATACACCTATCAGGATGAAATACTTTTAAGAGGTAAGGCAAAGCCCATGAAGCTTTACACAGTTGATTTTAATTTTTAA
- a CDS encoding NAD(P)H-dependent oxidoreductase, which translates to MKTNILLILGHPSENSFCNALLDAYRKGAEAAGANCKTIYISQLDFNVNLSDGYKNGENLKLEEDLIRSQELILWADHVVLSYPNWWGFMPAVTKGFIDRILLPDFAFKHHSGKIFPEKLLKGKSLRLLVTMDTPKWWFYLIYRASQYQILKNIVFGYVGFDPIKFSTFGFMRKSTESQRNKWLKKVEQLGKQLK; encoded by the coding sequence ATGAAAACGAACATCCTACTTATACTTGGACATCCTTCTGAAAATTCTTTTTGTAATGCATTATTAGACGCTTACAGAAAAGGAGCAGAAGCGGCAGGAGCAAACTGCAAAACGATCTATATATCCCAATTAGATTTCAATGTAAATCTTTCTGATGGATATAAAAACGGAGAAAATCTAAAACTTGAAGAAGATTTAATCCGTTCGCAAGAACTTATCTTATGGGCAGATCATGTTGTCCTGTCTTATCCAAACTGGTGGGGCTTTATGCCTGCTGTTACCAAAGGATTTATTGACAGAATTCTGCTGCCAGACTTCGCATTCAAACATCACTCAGGAAAAATATTCCCTGAAAAACTTTTAAAAGGAAAAAGCTTAAGACTTCTGGTTACGATGGATACGCCAAAATGGTGGTTTTATCTGATCTATCGTGCCTCACAATATCAAATCCTTAAAAATATAGTTTTCGGTTACGTAGGATTTGACCCTATCAAATTTTCCACTTTTGGTTTCATGAGAAAATCGACTGAAAGCCAACGAAATAAGTGGTTAAAAAAAGTAGAACAATTAGGAAAACAACTTAAATAA
- a CDS encoding DUF6326 family protein, producing MKKTILEDFKINAKIKLAFLWASVTFLYLYGDYFELYVPGKTAGIIDGSSLLNNPQKLFLASLLLAIPALMVGLSVSLKPIINKWLNIIFGLFFTAIMLLIAVTSISEWRSFYVLYAIIESILTSIIVWKAFNWPKQTNLQETI from the coding sequence ATGAAAAAAACTATTCTTGAAGATTTCAAAATCAATGCCAAAATTAAACTTGCCTTTTTATGGGCATCCGTTACATTTTTATATCTCTACGGCGACTATTTCGAACTTTATGTACCTGGCAAAACAGCAGGTATTATTGACGGAAGCAGTTTACTTAACAATCCCCAAAAATTATTTCTAGCTTCTTTATTATTAGCAATTCCGGCACTAATGGTCGGTTTGTCAGTTTCATTAAAACCAATAATAAACAAATGGCTTAATATTATATTTGGTCTCTTTTTTACAGCTATTATGCTGTTAATTGCAGTGACGTCAATTTCAGAATGGAGATCTTTTTATGTTTTATACGCAATTATAGAAAGTATACTTACTTCAATAATTGTCTGGAAAGCTTTTAATTGGCCTAAACAAACTAACTTACAAGAAACCATCTAA
- a CDS encoding DUF4386 domain-containing protein encodes MASNKKKARIAGLLYLVVVLTGFFSLAYVPSKLIFWDNPTETFNAIKASQTLFRFGIVSGIICYIFFLMLPVALYKLLAPVNELYAKLMVLLAIISVPVSFLNIQNKFSVLSLINGENDTVFTNEQLQSQVMFYLNQYDNGILMVSIFWGLWLFPFGYLVYKSGFLPTIFGVLLIMGCFGYLINFFGNTLIPGYSDFGFSKYIRIPSALGEIGICLWLLIIGAKEKTALT; translated from the coding sequence ATGGCATCAAATAAAAAAAAGGCCAGAATTGCCGGTTTACTCTATCTCGTTGTTGTGTTAACTGGTTTTTTCAGCCTGGCTTATGTACCTTCTAAACTTATTTTTTGGGATAATCCAACGGAAACTTTTAATGCGATAAAAGCATCTCAAACGCTTTTCAGATTTGGAATTGTAAGTGGTATAATCTGTTATATTTTCTTTTTAATGTTACCTGTTGCGCTTTATAAACTCCTTGCGCCGGTCAATGAATTATACGCAAAATTGATGGTTCTTTTAGCCATAATTAGTGTTCCTGTTTCATTTTTAAATATCCAGAATAAATTCAGTGTTCTGTCTCTCATCAATGGCGAAAATGATACTGTTTTTACAAATGAACAATTGCAATCTCAGGTAATGTTTTATCTCAATCAATATGATAATGGTATTTTAATGGTTTCAATATTTTGGGGACTGTGGTTATTTCCGTTTGGTTATTTAGTTTACAAGTCAGGTTTTTTACCTACAATTTTTGGGGTTTTATTGATAATGGGATGTTTTGGTTACCTCATAAATTTTTTCGGTAATACTTTAATCCCTGGTTACTCTGATTTTGGTTTCTCTAAATATATAAGAATCCCTTCGGCCTTAGGAGAAATTGGAATCTGTTTGTGGCTCCTTATTATTGGCGCAAAAGAAAAGACTGCATTAACATAA
- a CDS encoding NAD(P)H-binding protein, whose protein sequence is MKALVIGATGSTGEFLVDELLADREYTSVTIFVRRATGKRHPKLTEQIIDFSNIYSHKELIVGDVFFSCLGTTLKAAGSKENQTKIDFDIPVTFARLAKENGVPSFVLLSAYGASAQSKVFYSQIKGKLEDKIAELDFEQYIIFKPGLLLRQGTDRFGEKIMGSILNIFNSIGLFRKFKPLPTDLLAGKLAKAPKVLPKGNHIITLNEIFPFGE, encoded by the coding sequence ATGAAAGCATTAGTTATTGGCGCGACAGGTTCAACAGGAGAATTTTTGGTTGACGAACTTTTAGCAGATAGAGAGTATACATCAGTTACTATTTTTGTCAGAAGGGCAACAGGGAAACGACATCCCAAGTTGACAGAACAAATTATTGATTTTTCTAATATTTATTCTCATAAAGAATTGATAGTTGGTGATGTTTTTTTTTCTTGTTTGGGAACAACACTTAAAGCTGCCGGCTCAAAAGAAAATCAAACGAAAATAGACTTTGATATTCCTGTAACTTTTGCAAGATTAGCTAAAGAAAACGGAGTTCCGTCTTTTGTCTTACTATCTGCTTACGGAGCTTCTGCGCAAAGCAAGGTTTTTTATTCACAGATAAAAGGAAAACTTGAAGATAAGATTGCAGAGCTTGATTTCGAGCAATATATTATCTTCAAACCAGGACTACTTTTAAGACAAGGCACAGATCGATTTGGTGAAAAAATTATGGGATCTATCCTAAATATATTCAATTCAATTGGTTTATTTAGAAAGTTTAAACCATTGCCAACTGATCTATTAGCTGGAAAATTAGCAAAGGCACCAAAAGTATTACCAAAGGGCAATCATATAATTACGCTTAATGAAATATTTCCTTTTGGTGAATAA
- a CDS encoding DJ-1/PfpI/YhbO family deglycase/protease yields the protein MKTIKQIMAAGILSVLAVANVEAQVTVKTKEMKTNYSHELEVVNQLATQTAVVTMPVSKLLNAPGNEALKDFFFTPVKDKTILKGKKIAVIVADGFEEIELTGPVWYFRELGAEVEIVAPKYNPAPERYGLAFPEMSKTHVMAIQYLQPVGWIKFDRTADQIKVSDYDAVFIPGGAWNPDNLRYDKDVIKFIQDFNKSGKLIAAICHAPVVLASADILKGRKLTGYWNIQSDLKNAGATVLEQSVVTDGNIVTSRHPIDVADFSRAVESWLIKK from the coding sequence ATGAAAACAATTAAACAAATCATGGCCGCAGGTATATTAAGTGTACTTGCTGTGGCAAATGTAGAAGCTCAAGTAACAGTAAAAACGAAAGAAATGAAAACAAATTATTCTCATGAGTTAGAAGTTGTGAATCAATTGGCTACTCAAACAGCGGTTGTAACTATGCCGGTATCAAAATTGTTAAATGCACCAGGAAATGAAGCTTTAAAAGATTTCTTCTTTACTCCTGTAAAAGACAAAACAATTCTTAAAGGAAAAAAAATAGCCGTTATTGTAGCAGACGGTTTTGAGGAAATCGAATTGACCGGACCAGTATGGTATTTTAGAGAATTGGGAGCAGAAGTAGAAATAGTTGCCCCTAAATACAATCCGGCTCCTGAAAGATACGGACTTGCGTTTCCTGAAATGTCAAAAACACATGTAATGGCTATTCAATACTTACAGCCAGTGGGCTGGATAAAATTTGACCGTACTGCCGATCAGATAAAAGTAAGCGATTATGATGCTGTATTTATTCCGGGTGGTGCCTGGAATCCGGATAACCTTCGTTATGACAAAGACGTTATTAAATTCATTCAGGACTTCAATAAATCAGGAAAATTGATAGCTGCTATTTGTCACGCTCCGGTTGTATTGGCATCTGCAGATATATTAAAAGGAAGAAAACTAACAGGATACTGGAACATTCAGTCTGATTTGAAAAATGCAGGTGCAACTGTACTGGAACAATCTGTTGTAACTGATGGAAACATCGTAACAAGCAGACATCCAATCGATGTAGCAGATTTTTCAAGAGCTGTTGAAAGCTGGTTGATTAAAAAATAA
- a CDS encoding TetR/AcrR family transcriptional regulator translates to MAGRPKIFDEQEVISKAAEVFWEKGYEAASAEELLKAMGIGKGSFYLFFKGGKKELYEKSLQQFASNLLSRLKKEIAENENSFEYLKSFFLELSDSANINKAKGCFMGNALVEMAAKDAYTRKMIAKLLFELEKIFVDVIQTSKDKNVIKTDKSAELLGSHLLNLWNGINITRRMNRNDASLAALIKFNLDMIG, encoded by the coding sequence ATGGCTGGAAGACCTAAAATATTCGATGAACAGGAAGTGATTTCAAAAGCCGCTGAGGTCTTTTGGGAGAAAGGGTATGAGGCAGCTTCAGCAGAAGAATTGTTAAAAGCAATGGGGATTGGAAAGGGGAGTTTCTATCTTTTTTTTAAAGGTGGAAAAAAAGAACTTTACGAAAAATCGTTACAGCAGTTTGCATCTAATTTGCTTTCGAGATTGAAAAAAGAAATTGCTGAAAACGAAAATTCTTTTGAGTACTTAAAGTCTTTTTTTCTTGAACTTTCAGACAGTGCCAATATAAATAAAGCAAAGGGATGTTTCATGGGAAATGCCTTAGTTGAAATGGCAGCAAAAGATGCATATACTCGAAAAATGATAGCAAAACTTCTTTTTGAGTTAGAAAAGATATTTGTTGATGTCATTCAGACAAGTAAGGACAAAAATGTTATCAAAACAGATAAAAGTGCTGAACTTCTGGGAAGCCATCTACTTAATTTATGGAACGGAATTAATATTACGAGACGAATGAATAGGAACGACGCTTCTTTAGCGGCTCTAATAAAATTTAATCTCGATATGATCGGGTGA